Genomic window (Drosophila sulfurigaster albostrigata strain 15112-1811.04 chromosome 2R, ASM2355843v2, whole genome shotgun sequence):
agtttaaaaGAACTTTCCCTTATTAccattacaaaataaaaaaagtcgTTTTCATATATTTGGAGTGTGGTTTTCTTTTAAACTAAACTTGTCTCATCAATAGTAAAAAGaatgaagaaataaaattacttattattacACCAATTAATCgcataacatttatttttaaaaactattgtTTTGGAAACATCGCTGAATCTTACAAGCTATCGATATTTACATGTAAGCAGCTCATATTTTTACTTGGGACTGTTAACATTTCGCTGGATCGTGCAATAGAATACATTAAAAAGAATTGTAAAACTCGAAACGCGTATTCttgataataattataaactttaGGAATTTGATCAAAAAAAGGACACAAAACAGTATCTCCTCGAAATATCATTAAAGGCTTAAAATGAAGACACCTATTTCTATACAATTTATCGTGATCCAtggtaaatgaaaaatatatttattttatattaaaaaacccAAGTTTAGCTTCTTATAATCCTTGGTGAGAAATCAAAACGTCATAGCAGAATTTGACTCTAATTGAAAGAAATCAAATGATTATTGAATTGTACAAAaacttgaatattttaattatctttTACCTTGTTGATTTTTGTCTTTGACCTTATCATCATTTGACTGAATTTCAACGGCTTGTGCTTCCAAGATCGCCACTCAATACCCTGAAGATCATCACTTCGAGGGTCCGCTATAGTGTATTCTCCATTAAGATTACTGAAGATaggcaataatttaaatatctgATGAATTTAACTACTACTTTCAACGTTCTTACCATTCATAGCACTTGCCAAACCACCAACCAGATTTGAAATTCTCAGCACAACTACCTTCGTCCAGATCATTATCCCTATCTGGAGTGGAGAATTGTGTGAGTTCATGACTGCGCAGAGCATCTCCAGCATTGCCGGAGAATAATCCAAGTTCCTTTAACTCATAGGATTCTTCCTCGCTGCCAATGGAAAAGTCACTGTATCTGGCATAACGTTCTCTATTCGCAAAGTCCACAAGTAAAATATACAGCTCGTGAGGTTGCGAGGTGGTCAGTAAATGAATCTGTTCGAGACCCATGAAAAACTCGCCATTTAATTCACCGAATCCTTTTCTGTAATCAGCCCAATTACGATTAAAATTCAATCTACCATTTATACGCCGTTGCATAACTGTCCAGCCAGGACCAGCAACGCTAGAATCACATGAGTAATAGTTGGTATTTCGTATGTAAACTGGAATTTCAACAAGGCCAGTTAAACCACTGGGACATGTTGGCACCGGATGATACTTTTCATCTAGGTGAACAAATTTCTCCAATGAAGAGACTTCCATTGGCATTGAATAAGAATCGTTAAGTGTATCATCTTTATTAGTTTTAACTTTGggttttcgttttgtgttttcaCTCTCAAGTTCCGCAATGCGTTTTTCATAGTTGTTCGTATTGTTTTTATACAAGGCAATTATCTGCGCTTGCAATGCCAATTGCACATCGTTTTGCTCtgccatttcatttaaattcactATTTTCGCTTCTAGCTCTTTAATCTTGTTATTTAGTTCGACGAATCTATTCTCTTTCGAGTTGGCCGAGTTGACGTGTTGCAAAAGAGGTTTCACTACTTGATAGCAATATGTGCTGCATTGTTCATCCATTTCCTTTGAACCTGCGAAACactataaacaaacaaattcattggATATTGtataaagaattaatttttaattgagtCACTAACCGAGCTTTGCACTTGTGAAACCATCCACAATATAGTTAATAcgtttgcaattaaaatcattttgaagGCTCACTTCGAAGCTTCGATTCGTCTCACAACTAATCACTTACtaaatgtaatgaaaatttGTCTTTAATCATTTGTGTCTTATcagttaaatattatacaaaagtatatttgcttatattattttcaatcacAACGAACGTCATTTAACACATAGCATTGCAATAAGCGCGAATAATAGTTTCTATTTCTATAATCTGATTACGTgacatttgattttatattaaagcAAGTAAAAGCGCTAATCTTAGGAGGGAGGTCTCGTCCCTGAAATACCCTGTACCTATAACATATTAGAGTATTAATATGCTAAGCTTCCACATTTGCtcgaaatatgttaatttctGTGTTTCGAATGTAGttccatattaatatatataatataatatttttgtatatggtCAATTCTCTGATGTCGAATGCGACATTTGTACGCAttcaaactgaaaaaaaaacatgtgccaagacattattttaattttgtaaaaattgaaaCTTATAGCTCTCGGTTAGCACTATAATTGGTGGTAAGATGGATTTTGGGGAATTGTTCGTTTTcaagaaaatttcaaaaatgttgcgcATTCGCACGCGACAAAAACAGAAGTTACTTTTTCAAAAACCAGTTCAAGCACTAATTTCAGCGAAACGTGATGAAagattttaatgcaattaattttaatgtattatgcatatatttatctaAATAGTGTATTAGGTTtgacttaaaaatattaagttgttttttttttaattaaattttaatcactGTCGCACGCGACATGGCGCACGCGACATTTTTTCCATCATACTTTTTATGctgttttttttactttttaagttaatttgAAGAGCATATGAAGcattttcatagttttttaatatattcaatatatatttttaatttcaactgaaatttcatactttaaaaaataactttaatgaAGGTAAACAAAacgtaatatatttatatcatgtACATTAGAAACATAATTACCTATCTTAAATTACATCATTAATgtcaaaaaacaatttttttatgaatatagTGTTCTAGTAGATTTCGTTTGTTGGCCATTTCagccaaacaaattcatttggtTTATACCCGGTATACTGTGCACATTCATTCTATGATTGTTTATAATGACAATGTCTCAATTGGCGCTTATgacatgaaatttatattgttttttgcacataaaaaaataatttaacgaaaaaaaaatttttttgccatgtcgcacgcgacaaactttcaaaaattcttaaaatgaaGTTGTGCTTATAttccaaattttattttattatatttggtagcaaaataTGTGTTTGGACACAATTTTCCATGCTCAATGGACAAAAACTTTAGATGCACTCATAACTGTTTTCACTGTCGCACGCGACCTGATTAGCTGAAAAGAAATTTACCGTTATTAGCTATTGcatcatttcttttatatattttgtatattcctTGCATATTAAACAAGATATTAAACTAAGGGTATCAATGCATACTAACTCCCTTTAAGGAAttgaatcaaaacaaaacttgcaGTAGAAATCTTCAAAACAGAACTTTTGCTCATCTTCGActttgtattaaaatttttccaaATGTGTTATGAGTAAATGGAAAAATCGTTTATAttagttaaatataatattttcccTATACACAAATATGAAGAAAACATGCTTTTATAGAGTTTGAATTTTTTGGCGCCGGTTGCACTTTCTAGAGAATTGCCCATATGTACCAATATGGTATaagtttgcttcaaatttttgccacgctcaCTTCCGCCTCACAAAtgatcaaaaatcgaataacatgcgtaattttaaagtcacgaatttttggtatatacaataataactatagtaattgtgattcctgaaaatttatggaagttattaaagaaatacttttgtatgggcaagaACGCCTACTAGTAgggtcttaattgctttggccgacaatctggtatattgtgccgtgtatggtatatttaaaatgtggttctatatcgatataacaactgtaacgtttggtatattttcagtattttcagtttgaaaaataccgcaatatgtttattaaaaatgggtctCTTGTACCCGTACCCTGTACCCATTACATATTAAAGCAATAATATGCTAAGATTCCACAGTTGCTAGTTTAtctataaatatgttaacttCTGTGTAGTACTACATCGctatatttatgtaatatattatatgtatatacatatgtatatattttttgtggcatcttaatttggtaaattttaaaaataatgcaggtatctcacagtcgagcatactagCCTGTAGTTTTTCTTtacgtgttttatttttatattttagactagttctaatatataataaacaagtaagaaagttacaatcgagtgtgctcgactgtgagatacccgctacccatttttaataaaggcaaaatattgcggtatcattttcaaaatataccaaaaatactaaaaaaatactaaaaatatatcaaatttggtatatcgatatagtacaccatccaaaatataccatagacggcacaatgtgccagattgtcggccaaagcaactaagagccctagtaagtaggcgtttttgcgcatacaaaaatatttctttaataacttccacaatttttatctgatcgcaataattaattacagtaattattgtatataccaaaaattcgcaactctagctttaaaattaggcttgttattcgattttttgatttgtggggcggaagtgggtgtggcaaaaatttgaaagaaacttgatctgcgtgcaaacataacaaacgctgtcgaaaaaattatatctctttctcttatagtctctgagatccagtgtttcatacggacggacggacagacggacggacggacagacggacagacggacatagctatatcgtctcggctgttgacgctgatcaagaatatatatactttatagggtcggaaatgcctccttctacctgttacatacatttcctgccggcacaaagttataatacccttctaccatatgggtagcgggtataaaaacttgACATACATAGAGTAGTTAtctaaatcaatttaataggaattaaataaataatgcactTCTTTAATCTATTTAATTGAGTATTTGTTATTGATGGCATATTTGGcgttgaattaaattaataataataatttttaactttatatttagtttgatcaaactgttatattttgaattcatttataGCGTTACAGCTTTGGTAAGTTCAATTCATTTTATGTACAACGcgaaatattgtaattttattgcaatcgTTGTCACTGATCGCATTGCAAGTAATTATATTATAGATGAGAATTAACAGATTAGATTATTCGGTGCTCAAATTGCAAAGAGTATTTTCCCATCTGTCGATTGTTGATTGCCACGCACGTGCTCAAAGAGAATTTTGCTGTCGAAATAAGTAACTTTTAAGAGAGTTTCTCTGTCGACATTCGACACAATCATTAGAAGCATTTCAAAAACAACAGAAGCTGCATCGACATCAACAATGCACTCAGAATGTCAGCTTTTCTTTTCAGATGAAAACACGCACATTTCCAACCTGAGCTTTCGGCACCTCTGATGAAATCTTTAGAACGAAGAAAATCATGGATTGACGCATTGACAGCTTTTCACCCGTCTTGAAGAAAACTGAATCAAAATCGAACGAGTCTTGAATGCATTTGTGGAAAGCTTTTCGCCTCTGCTAGGTGCAACTTGCCACATGCAAACACATCGTCCCCTTACTCCGCCCTTGACAACACTCATCGAATGTGTTGTGTGTAAATTATGCGTAGTCGAAGTTGTTGCTGATTTGAATGCTGTTGCttggttttaaatttcaaatgctttgGGATTTGGCAGTGCGAAAAgtcaatgcaacaacaaatgcaaaggCTTATTTACACACAAATCCCCACCTCGAAGCGGGGGAATGCCCCGCACTCTTTTCCATTCCATCACTCAACACACTCGACAGTCTCGAAACAGCCAAGACTCAAACTCTCAAAGAGCGACACAACAACGAATTGCATTCATTATGTTTATGCaattctcttctctctctctctctctgtctgtctctatctctctctctctctacttcTCTTTATAGGCATCTCCCTTTAACTTCGCTCACTTTGCTGAATGTTTTGacctttttgcatttttcgtGTACGAAAAACGGCTAAAAATACTTGAATAATGTTCTGTCTGACtgaatgttgctgttgttgttgttgctttgacTGCACAGATTTAATAGGATTTTAGTGCATTGAAGTGATTTCTCAACGCcacctcatcatcatcatcatcatcaacaagaCCATGATGGCAACGTTGCTTTTCATGCTGATGATGTAAATGGAAAAGGGAAAGCAAATAGGAAAAGGGAAAAGCGAAAGGGATGCGTCAACTGTGACTTCGCTCTCTGTTGAGTTAGACTGGATGCCAAGACGAGAACTAGAGCTGAGCCTCCTAAACGTAGCCAGGATGCGTGGGCTATTATCCATTGCCAAAGGCGTAACTCTTTCCGTCATAATGGACAGACCATTTATAAGACCAACAACTTGGTACAATTTGTAAAATGGATTTCATATAATTATGTGGCCTTGCAGCTTCTCTGTTTATAAtagtaaatgcaaataactTACACAAAGAAtctacaaattattgaaaaaacgCCGAAACAAtcaatcatattttaaataatattaaggTTCTACTTGAagatatatattgtatttgcattttttaattatatgaaCTTCTTTTTAGGGTTGATCAAGTCCCAcaatgcattaaataaataatccgATAAATCGTATCCCAAATTAATGcctttaaaaattttatagttaaaaagtttaattagatttatttttatatggttTTATCGAAAATGAGTAGCGAGTATATATCAGTCGAgaacactcgattgtagctttgtTACTTGTTTTGATGCAATGCAAACTAACATTGCAATTTAGTATCATTAATGCAAACTTGAAGTCGGCATTGCAAACAAACTTAAATCTGCTAAAATA
Coding sequences:
- the LOC133838778 gene encoding angiopoietin-related protein 7-like — its product is MILIANVLTILWMVSQVQSSCFAGSKEMDEQCSTYCYQVVKPLLQHVNSANSKENRFVELNNKIKELEAKIVNLNEMAEQNDVQLALQAQIIALYKNNTNNYEKRIAELESENTKRKPKVKTNKDDTLNDSYSMPMEVSSLEKFVHLDEKYHPVPTCPSGLTGLVEIPVYIRNTNYYSCDSSVAGPGWTVMQRRINGRLNFNRNWADYRKGFGELNGEFFMGLEQIHLLTTSQPHELYILLVDFANRERYARYSDFSIGSEEESYELKELGLFSGNAGDALRSHELTQFSTPDRDNDLDEGSCAENFKSGWWFGKCYECNLNGEYTIADPRSDDLQGIEWRSWKHKPLKFSQMMIRSKTKINKSQILL